The genomic region CAGCGTCGCCTTGCCGCCGGTCGGTCCCTCGTCGGCGCGGCCGTCGGGGAACCCGGCCAGCACCCGCTCGGCCTCGCGCCAGGTGCAGATCGTGGCGCCGCGCGGTGACTTCACCTCGGTGCCGTCGCGCAGGTCGTCCACCAGCTGGGTGGCCGACTCCGGCGTCATGTCGTCGAAGAACTCCCAGTTCACCATCATCACCGGCGCGTAGTCGCAGGCGGCATTGCACTCGATGTGCTCGAGGGTGATCTTGCCGTCCTCGGTGGTCTCGTCGTTGCCGACGTCCAGGTGCTGCTTGAGCCGCTCGAAGATCAGGTCGCCGCCCATCACCGCGCAGAGCGTGTTGGTGCAGACCCCGACGTGGTAGTCGCCGACCGGGCGGCGCTTGTACATCGTGTAGAAGGTGGCCACCG from Kribbella flavida DSM 17836 harbors:
- the nuoE gene encoding NADH-quinone oxidoreductase subunit NuoE; amino-acid sequence: MAENHTTATDKPVPYSTGDSKISETTIAEMRELAARYPVGRSALLPMLHLVQSVEGRVTPEGIEACADVLGLTGAEVSAVATFYTMYKRRPVGDYHVGVCTNTLCAVMGGDLIFERLKQHLDVGNDETTEDGKITLEHIECNAACDYAPVMMVNWEFFDDMTPESATQLVDDLRDGTEVKSPRGATICTWREAERVLAGFPDGRADEGPTGGKATLAGLRLARERNWTAPAGGHTSSGTAAEQTVSPEAAAGPRPEDQPGKESQAVHTEDTRKED